One genomic region from Nocardia vinacea encodes:
- a CDS encoding serine/threonine-protein kinase, with the protein MVLAAGDVFAGFVIEQVLGAGGMGVVYAARHPRMDRLVALKVLNDALAADPRARAAFDREAALAARLDHPNIVTVHDRSAPGDPVLWLAMRHIRGGDAGTLLTGSPGGLAPELVVELIADAAAALDYAHTHGVLHRDVKPANLLTEADFRHGQRALLTDFGIARTLDSTVTLSSISASIAYAAPERFTRAGADQRADIYSLGCTLYHLLTGQPPFPRADQAAVIGAHLSEPPPAPTRIRPDLPARLDSVIASVLAKNPEDRYQTCTALAKATRHALTSTAARTTHGAPPSAPTPEPPQPTAASLERTFAETVVEAPTPPPAASPGRRIGRRQLLIGAAITVPVTAAAAGIIIARRPSTDEPPTVLTVLTGHTAFVNSVAFSPDGILLATAGGDATVRVWDTRTHQSVWRLTGYDGSVNSVAFSLDGTLLATGSWDATVRVWDTRTRQPVGQPLTGHTAYVNSVAFSPDGTLLATASGDATVRVWDTRTRQPVGQPLTGHTAYVNSVAFSPDGTLLATASGDASVRVWSTRTHQPVGQALTGHDGSVNPVAFSPDGSLLATGGGGDATVRMWDTGTHQPVGQPLTGHDAFVSSVAFSPDGTLLATAGGDPTVRVWNTRTHQPVWQPLTGHDGSVSSVAFSPDGTLLATGSRDETVRLWKVTKPQ; encoded by the coding sequence GTGGTTCTGGCCGCGGGGGATGTTTTCGCCGGATTCGTGATCGAGCAAGTCCTCGGCGCTGGTGGGATGGGTGTGGTGTACGCCGCGCGGCACCCACGCATGGATCGCCTGGTCGCGTTGAAGGTACTCAACGACGCCCTCGCCGCCGACCCGCGCGCCCGGGCGGCGTTCGACCGCGAAGCCGCCCTGGCCGCACGCCTGGATCATCCGAACATTGTCACCGTTCACGATCGCAGCGCACCCGGTGATCCGGTGTTGTGGCTGGCCATGCGCCACATCCGAGGCGGAGACGCGGGCACGCTGCTCACCGGGTCCCCCGGTGGGTTGGCGCCGGAATTGGTGGTGGAGTTGATCGCCGATGCCGCGGCCGCCCTGGATTACGCACACACCCACGGTGTGCTGCACCGGGATGTGAAACCGGCGAACCTGTTGACCGAGGCCGACTTCCGGCACGGGCAGCGTGCCCTGCTCACCGATTTCGGGATCGCCCGAACCCTCGACAGCACCGTCACCCTCTCCTCGATCTCGGCCAGCATCGCCTACGCCGCCCCCGAGCGCTTCACCCGCGCGGGCGCCGACCAGCGCGCCGACATCTACTCCCTCGGCTGCACCCTGTATCACCTGCTCACCGGCCAGCCGCCGTTTCCCCGCGCCGACCAGGCCGCCGTGATCGGTGCCCACCTCAGCGAACCCCCACCAGCACCCACCCGGATACGACCCGATCTACCCGCACGACTCGACAGCGTGATCGCGTCCGTCCTGGCCAAGAACCCCGAGGACCGCTACCAGACCTGCACCGCCCTGGCCAAGGCCACCCGACACGCCCTCACCTCGACAGCAGCCCGAACCACCCACGGGGCACCACCTTCCGCGCCGACACCCGAACCACCACAGCCCACTGCCGCCTCCCTCGAACGGACGTTCGCGGAGACCGTGGTCGAAGCTCCGACACCGCCGCCGGCAGCCTCGCCTGGCCGCCGGATCGGTCGGCGCCAACTGTTGATCGGCGCAGCGATCACCGTTCCGGTCACCGCCGCCGCAGCGGGGATCATCATCGCCCGTCGCCCCTCGACCGACGAGCCCCCCACCGTTCTCACCGTTCTCACCGGCCACACCGCGTTTGTGAATTCGGTGGCGTTCAGTCCCGACGGCATCCTGCTGGCCACCGCCGGTGGGGACGCCACGGTGCGGGTGTGGGATACCCGCACGCATCAATCGGTCTGGCGGCTCACCGGCTACGACGGTTCGGTGAATTCGGTGGCGTTCAGTCTCGACGGCACTCTGCTGGCCACCGGCAGCTGGGACGCCACGGTGCGGGTGTGGGATACCCGCACGCGTCAACCAGTCGGGCAGCCCCTCACCGGCCACACCGCGTATGTGAACTCGGTGGCGTTCAGTCCCGACGGCACCCTGCTGGCCACCGCCAGCGGGGACGCCACGGTTCGGGTGTGGGATACCCGCACGCGTCAACCAGTCGGGCAGCCCCTCACCGGCCACACCGCGTATGTGAACTCGGTGGCGTTCAGTCCCGACGGCACCCTGCTGGCCACCGCCAGCGGGGACGCCTCGGTTCGGGTGTGGAGTACCCGCACTCATCAACCGGTCGGGCAGGCCCTCACCGGCCACGACGGTTCGGTGAATCCGGTGGCCTTCAGTCCCGACGGCAGTCTGCTGGCCACCGGCGGCGGTGGGGACGCCACGGTACGGATGTGGGATACCGGCACCCATCAACCGGTCGGGCAGCCCCTCACCGGCCACGACGCGTTTGTGAGTTCGGTGGCGTTCAGTCCCGACGGCACCCTGCTGGCCACCGCCGGTGGGGACCCCACGGTACGGGTGTGGAATACCCGCACCCATCAACCGGTCTGGCAGCCCCTCACCGGCCACGACGGTTCGGTGTCATCGGTGGCGTTCAGCCCCGACGGCACCCTGCTCGCCACCGGCAGTCGGGACGAGACGGTGCGGTTGTGGAAGGTGACCAAGCCGCAGTAG
- a CDS encoding WXG100 family type VII secretion target, whose protein sequence is MRYPRRWRSDHRRARRHGGEDIDDKVATLTGTGWESVAAQAYSDAHQQWMTGAREFAEGVREMSAAARKAHTRYSTAAEADKQMLQRG, encoded by the coding sequence GTGCGATATCCGCGACGGTGGCGGTCAGATCATCGTCGCGCTCGCCGCCATGGCGGAGAAGACATCGATGACAAGGTCGCCACACTGACCGGTACCGGTTGGGAAAGCGTTGCCGCCCAGGCATATTCCGATGCGCACCAGCAGTGGATGACGGGAGCGCGCGAGTTCGCCGAGGGCGTCCGTGAAATGAGCGCCGCCGCCCGCAAGGCACACACGCGCTACAGCACTGCCGCCGAAGCCGACAAGCAGATGCTTCAGCGCGGGTAA
- a CDS encoding DUF3558 domain-containing protein, with amino-acid sequence MISRGKSLLGAVLGVGAVVLLSGCGSSTDGDAKPVSTSASAGPSLAADVPHTYDPCKDVPQDVLDSEKLHGKDPANGDADGGVKWRGCAWVRSSSYSVSIRATNLTIDLIRSRNFPETTEYTIDGRRAISTRQFDGPFIKEACTVDVEMKGGSLEFNLNNPKSTSTGSLDSCDLARSLAEKVVPSLPASA; translated from the coding sequence ATGATCAGCAGGGGGAAGTCGCTGCTCGGCGCTGTGTTGGGGGTTGGTGCCGTCGTTCTGCTGTCAGGGTGTGGGTCATCGACCGACGGAGATGCGAAGCCGGTCTCGACTTCCGCGAGCGCCGGGCCGTCGCTGGCTGCCGATGTTCCACACACCTATGACCCCTGTAAAGACGTTCCGCAAGACGTGCTGGATTCGGAGAAGCTGCACGGCAAGGACCCTGCCAATGGCGATGCGGACGGCGGGGTCAAATGGCGCGGTTGTGCCTGGGTTCGATCCAGCAGCTACTCGGTCAGCATTCGCGCCACGAATCTCACGATCGATCTCATTCGCAGCCGCAACTTCCCTGAGACCACCGAGTACACGATCGACGGCAGGCGGGCGATCTCGACGCGCCAGTTCGACGGCCCGTTCATCAAAGAGGCGTGCACGGTGGACGTGGAGATGAAAGGCGGCAGTCTCGAATTCAACCTGAACAATCCGAAGTCGACCAGCACGGGAAGCCTCGACTCGTGTGACTTGGCTCGTAGTTTGGCGGAGAAGGTTGTTCCGAGTCTGCCAGCCTCCGCCTGA
- a CDS encoding type II toxin-antitoxin system RelE/ParE family toxin, whose product MKYRFELTPEAQQDIRNIPKTDAIRLLQKLAQLGDDPYAPNNAVKPMAGEYVGFYRLRCGDYRAIYRVENNRLLILVIAAGGRDVVYR is encoded by the coding sequence GTGAAATACAGGTTCGAGTTGACCCCGGAAGCACAACAGGACATCCGCAACATTCCCAAAACGGACGCTATCCGGCTACTTCAGAAGCTCGCCCAATTGGGTGATGATCCATACGCCCCGAACAATGCGGTCAAGCCGATGGCAGGCGAATACGTCGGTTTCTATCGGCTCCGGTGCGGTGACTATCGTGCCATCTATCGGGTAGAGAACAATCGATTGCTGATTCTGGTTATCGCGGCTGGCGGCAGGGATGTCGTCTACCGGTAA
- a CDS encoding WXG100 family type VII secretion target, giving the protein MHEQVRDVGEYVYELAETLCTALDSAATDVDAVANGSWTGGLAAEFADGWCDIRDGGGQIIVALAAMAEKTSMTRSPH; this is encoded by the coding sequence GTGCACGAGCAGGTTCGTGACGTCGGTGAGTACGTCTACGAACTGGCCGAAACACTGTGCACGGCATTGGATTCCGCGGCCACGGATGTGGATGCGGTGGCCAATGGCAGTTGGACCGGTGGCCTGGCGGCGGAATTCGCTGATGGCTGGTGCGATATCCGCGACGGTGGCGGTCAGATCATCGTCGCGCTCGCCGCCATGGCGGAGAAGACATCGATGACAAGGTCGCCACACTGA
- a CDS encoding type II toxin-antitoxin system Phd/YefM family antitoxin — translation MTDHVTVRELRAGLAKTLDAAEHGETTIVTRDGHPVAALVPVSMLQALENWEDEQLADIAKHRYQQYKGEGAINLTEMFAEILDEPK, via the coding sequence GTGACCGACCATGTGACCGTCCGTGAACTTCGCGCCGGACTAGCTAAAACCCTGGATGCGGCAGAGCACGGTGAGACGACCATCGTCACCCGCGACGGCCACCCAGTCGCCGCCCTGGTCCCGGTGAGCATGCTCCAAGCTTTGGAGAACTGGGAAGACGAACAGCTCGCCGATATCGCCAAACACCGCTACCAGCAGTACAAGGGCGAGGGGGCGATCAACCTCACCGAGATGTTCGCTGAAATCCTGGACGAACCGAAGTGA
- a CDS encoding ESX secretion-associated protein EspG, producing MAEWTWEPDDFAALWFAPGINQFPNPLRFTSRFPYREDFDAHRMTVRERYSRDEGIRVALRTLTTCAVRIEIFGGTTEHNDPNGDVHVYRVVGASAGEHAMSLAQSTFGDANGPICCRLFPADHLPAQLVDCLPPCKPGTRPQVTEDLGDRPESDTPPDRYQHLLHRPADGGGSALLYTGPADKPNKPLATVQWHDITDDGRYTELHDRHRTVRPTTPTDLAAHFTTWIVNATRPQFGAEPDRT from the coding sequence ATGGCCGAATGGACCTGGGAACCTGACGATTTCGCCGCACTCTGGTTCGCACCCGGAATCAACCAATTCCCCAATCCCCTCCGCTTCACCAGCCGCTTTCCCTACCGCGAGGACTTCGATGCCCACCGAATGACCGTGCGCGAGCGCTATTCCCGCGATGAAGGAATCCGAGTTGCCCTGCGCACTCTGACCACCTGCGCGGTCCGCATCGAAATCTTCGGCGGGACGACCGAACACAACGATCCCAACGGCGACGTGCACGTCTATCGCGTCGTCGGTGCAAGCGCCGGAGAACACGCGATGTCGTTGGCCCAGAGCACCTTCGGCGACGCCAACGGACCGATCTGCTGCCGCCTCTTCCCCGCCGACCATCTCCCCGCACAACTCGTCGACTGCCTTCCACCCTGCAAACCCGGCACCCGACCGCAGGTCACCGAAGACCTCGGCGACCGACCTGAAAGCGACACCCCGCCCGACCGCTACCAACACCTGCTGCATCGCCCCGCCGATGGCGGTGGGTCCGCCCTGCTCTACACCGGCCCCGCCGACAAACCGAATAAACCCCTCGCCACTGTCCAATGGCACGACATCACCGATGACGGCCGCTACACCGAACTACACGACCGACATCGCACCGTCAGGCCCACCACCCCAACCGACCTCGCCGCCCACTTCACAACCTGGATCGTCAACGCCACCCGACCCCAATTCGGAGCCGAACCGGATCGTACGTAG
- a CDS encoding Scr1 family TA system antitoxin-like transcriptional regulator yields the protein MPAQPAAPSVPRRQVARVLSKLHRESGLYIKDVAEQVNLHHTTVTKMLKGQPCKLKPIYIDKLCDIYSATPSARMNLKALAAQAESARGWWYDFDDVVSADKLDVYITLEGIATALSMYQSARIPGLLQTEDYARALLRTSPDLTAEEVERHVQVRMRRQAVLTESRPKLDVVLDESVIRRALGDSQLATGQLRHIAEVSTMSNVSIRLVPFDVGIYRGTEIGSFIILEFIGTPDLEPEPPVVYVETGAGSGNLYLQKPEQVARYRRSWADIERSTLSAAKTRAYLSKIAKELPR from the coding sequence ATGCCCGCACAGCCTGCCGCCCCATCCGTCCCTCGTCGTCAGGTGGCGCGCGTCCTGTCGAAGCTGCATCGAGAGTCAGGGCTCTATATCAAGGACGTGGCCGAACAGGTCAACCTGCACCACACCACCGTGACGAAGATGCTCAAGGGGCAGCCGTGCAAGCTGAAGCCGATCTACATCGACAAGCTCTGCGACATCTACAGCGCCACACCCAGCGCCAGGATGAACCTGAAAGCTCTTGCCGCGCAAGCTGAATCAGCGCGAGGCTGGTGGTACGACTTTGACGATGTCGTGTCGGCCGACAAGTTGGATGTCTACATCACCCTCGAAGGCATCGCCACCGCTCTTTCGATGTACCAGAGCGCCCGCATCCCCGGTTTGCTGCAAACCGAGGATTACGCCCGCGCCCTGCTTCGTACCAGCCCCGACCTCACGGCCGAGGAAGTTGAGCGACATGTCCAGGTCAGAATGCGGCGACAAGCCGTTCTGACCGAATCGCGGCCGAAGTTGGATGTGGTACTCGACGAGAGCGTGATTCGTCGGGCGCTGGGTGACTCTCAACTCGCAACGGGCCAGTTGCGCCACATCGCCGAGGTCTCAACGATGTCCAATGTCAGTATTCGGCTCGTGCCCTTTGACGTCGGCATCTATCGCGGCACCGAGATCGGCTCTTTCATCATCCTCGAATTCATCGGGACGCCGGACCTCGAACCGGAACCCCCCGTTGTGTACGTCGAAACGGGCGCAGGCAGCGGCAACCTGTACCTCCAGAAACCGGAGCAGGTGGCACGGTATCGTCGGTCCTGGGCCGACATAGAACGGTCCACGTTGAGCGCTGCCAAGACCCGCGCTTACCTGTCTAAGATCGCGAAGGAGTTACCTCGGTGA
- a CDS encoding SPFH domain-containing protein, which produces MAWFEREFIAVPEGRKNQLVYKWPDVNIRRYSRAIVNADEIALFVKSGQVVAAMGPGRHRIDADELPVLGALVDTLTGNNFYRAELYFVSTREFPGIKFGGRLADIADPVSEQVVTLRVFGEFALSVRDPAELVTSLAGTTDLSTPATVESWSSDLLLKSMKVAVTQGISRGDWPMLGLSGQLEPIEAAVVRQTNLTLYEYGLRIPRLGNFDITLAPEDAERIKRLAKDVTYIRLAGDFQRYAAGELALGAGQGFAHGNGGGDGFLGAALGLNAIQQQAPSNPWQRQAVPAVAQPVPPVCAGCGTDNPANARFCMNCGDPLAARPRHCTECGADLTAAAKFCGSCGTAAAS; this is translated from the coding sequence ATGGCATGGTTCGAACGGGAGTTCATCGCGGTCCCCGAGGGCCGCAAGAATCAACTGGTCTACAAGTGGCCGGATGTCAACATCCGCCGCTACAGCCGTGCCATCGTCAACGCCGACGAGATCGCCCTGTTCGTCAAGTCCGGGCAGGTCGTGGCCGCGATGGGGCCGGGGCGGCATCGGATCGATGCCGATGAGCTGCCGGTCCTCGGCGCGCTCGTGGATACGCTGACCGGCAACAACTTCTACCGCGCCGAACTGTATTTCGTCTCCACCCGCGAGTTCCCCGGCATCAAGTTCGGCGGCCGCCTGGCCGATATCGCCGATCCGGTCAGCGAACAGGTCGTTACGCTGCGGGTCTTCGGGGAATTCGCGCTGTCGGTGCGGGATCCAGCCGAACTGGTGACATCACTGGCGGGCACCACCGATCTGAGCACTCCGGCGACGGTGGAGTCCTGGAGCTCGGACCTGCTGCTGAAGTCCATGAAAGTTGCTGTTACACAGGGCATTTCCCGAGGCGACTGGCCGATGCTCGGCCTGTCCGGACAGTTGGAGCCGATCGAGGCCGCCGTGGTGCGCCAGACCAATCTGACGCTCTACGAATACGGCCTGCGCATCCCACGCCTGGGCAACTTCGACATCACCCTGGCACCGGAAGATGCGGAGCGCATCAAGCGACTCGCCAAGGACGTCACCTACATACGCCTGGCCGGAGACTTCCAGCGTTACGCCGCAGGCGAATTGGCGCTCGGAGCGGGCCAGGGTTTCGCTCATGGCAATGGCGGTGGCGACGGATTCCTCGGCGCCGCATTGGGTTTGAATGCCATCCAGCAGCAGGCACCGAGCAATCCATGGCAGCGGCAGGCGGTTCCGGCTGTCGCACAACCGGTTCCGCCGGTGTGCGCCGGCTGCGGGACCGACAATCCCGCGAATGCGCGATTCTGCATGAACTGCGGTGACCCATTGGCGGCCCGACCACGCCACTGCACCGAATGCGGCGCAGACCTGACCGCGGCAGCTAAGTTCTGCGGAAGTTGCGGCACCGCCGCCGCGAGCTGA
- a CDS encoding DUF397 domain-containing protein → MNISNAEWFKSSHSQQGGECVEVAFLDHGMVGMRDSKNPTGAALIFTPGEWGAFTVGIVDGEFDRRA, encoded by the coding sequence GTGAACATCTCGAACGCCGAGTGGTTCAAGAGTAGCCACAGCCAACAGGGTGGGGAATGCGTCGAAGTCGCCTTTCTCGACCACGGAATGGTCGGAATGCGTGACAGCAAGAACCCGACTGGCGCGGCGTTGATCTTCACTCCCGGCGAGTGGGGCGCATTCACCGTGGGCATCGTGGATGGAGAGTTCGACCGTCGCGCCTGA